The DNA segment CTATCAGCTTGAACACCAATTCAATTCCTCatttatttacacattttattcataaatgcCGGTGTTAATAACCTCAAACTTTTGACGGGGAGCAAGAGGTATAAATGAACCCAAAGCCGaatcttgtactgaaaaaaagaTACATTAGTGGTGTGCGTCATCTCAGAATCatcttttgtatcaattttcaaCTGTTTGTATGCCTGAGAATAGATGCATATCTTATCATTTATTGGAGGATTTTTCGATTAGACTTTAAAAGTGATTATTCTTCACATTTTGTCTCTTGAAGTGTGTAAACTACATATTGCCATGTGCAAAATATATTGATCTCCCcactttaaatttataaaaaaaaattgaaccccccttttccacaaatacaaatacaaatacaaatattttattggcacaaacacaattacaataattggcAAAGGCCCATATTACAGTGCATTACAACAATGAATACAGCATACAGTTACTagtatttaaatatgttataattaagAAGCTAAAATCTCGTTTCTATACAtcagacatttatatatataagaactaGTCACTTTCAGGACTTTTAAAGAATTACTATTAATACAACTATTAATATTTAGCTGATTTTCACTACAACATGTAGGAAGTATatttaatatcttatttttaaagttaattctATAGTTGGAAAACATTTCACATTTCAGTAAAAAGTGATTTTCATCTTCTACCTCACCTGATTTACATACATTATAAACTCGTTCATCGGTGGCTAAACCTAAATATCGCCCCTTTTCAATAGCAAGATTGTGTGCACTCAATATAATTTTACACAGAGATGACCTTTCTAATCTATTACTTAGAACATCAACATAAGAACTACGCTGctttgaattatgaaattgttggtaaaattttagttttgatgAATCATGAATTTTTGATGATTGATCCTGTGTGCACTGATCAATCACTCGTTGTTTTATACTTGGTAGATATTGTTTAATAGAAAAGTTTCCCCCAGCTAGGTTTGAAAATCGTagattgttaaaaatagaataaagttTCTTTGTCCAGGGGTTATTTTTTCCAGGTGCCAGAAAAACTTTGGATATAAGTGTGTTTTCAGACCTTAAAATATGATCATAAAACTTAAtacaagaaaataatatttttgagcATAACGGTAGCCTGAAAAGTTCAGCTCTACAAGCAGCATTAATTGCCacataaagaaaaaacataatgcccctgcATTTTGATCAGCCCATCCTCCAAGATAAAAATGATAAGTCCCTTAACTAGgcaaaaaatagcctatatgaaaatgttcatcaaactgtaaatacgggatcaaaacggtatcgtatgcccttaacgtTTTACTTACGTTTATGCATTGTATTGGGGTTTACATTGGTTTGTTCCTCTATTGGAAATGTAAGAAATCCAGcctatttatttattcatcatAGGGTACGAGTTTGGAAAGGTACGAGTTGTCTTAAATCCGTCCTAATAAATAACTGGTTTCCGGTTTGAGTATTCGTTACCAGAATTTCTTCAAAGTACAAGCATGGATCAGTCTTTTAGATGCATTTCGATAGATTCTGAAATATTCAATGACAACAGCATTACCACCAACACTTCGGAAGAACAAAGTTCCGTAGAAGAATCcatttcacaattttataagaatttcAAATCACGAATAAGTTCCAAGGAAGAAATAGAACCAGCTGCTAACAGTCTCCCAAAATTAAACAGAGATCTCCATTTATCATACTTAAAGAAAGGTTTACGAAGTCTCTCCGAGTCATACGAATGTTTGGATGCCAGCAGACCTTGGCTTTGTTATTGGATAGTACATAGTCTTGAGCTGTTGGACTATCCCCTTTCTGATGATGTTATTGCTCAGGTTGCTGTGTTTTTATCCAAGTGTCAGTGTGATACAGGGGGCTTTGCTGGAGGTCCTGGTCAGTCTGCACACTTAGCACCTACTTATGCAGCCATAAATGCCCTGTGTATTCTAGGAACCGAGGAGGCATATAAggttataaatagaaataccctCAAATCATTCCTTATGAAAATGCGTACTGCTGAAGGTGCATTTAAAATGCATGAAGGTGGAGAAGTTGATATACGAGGAGCTTATTGTGCAGCAAGTGTTGCAAAACTAACAAACATTATAACTGAAGAAATGTTCGATGGAACTCCTGAATGGATTGTACGTTGTCAAACTTATGAAGGAGGATTTGGTGGGTGTCCTGGTATGGAAGCTCATGGAGGTTATTCATTTTGTGGTCTAGCAGCTCTAACCTTATTAGGCCACACAAAACTTTGTGATATTGATAGAGTGCTTAGATGGACCGCTAATCGTCAAATGAGATATGAAGGTGGATTCCAAGGAAGAACCAATAAACTTGTTGATGGTTGTTATTCATTTTGGCAAGGAGGAGCATTTCCTTTGATGCACATGATTCTatcattatcagaaaataagtCTCTCAGTGCAGAAAATTGGTTGTGCCATCAAAAAGCCTTGCAAGAgtatattttgatatgttgtCAGCATCCAGGAGGTGGATTGATCGACAAACCAGGCAAGAATAGAGACTTTTATCATACATGCTATTGCCTGAGTGGTCTGTCAGTAGCACAACATTTCGCAGGAGGAAAGCTTGGCCATCTGACTGTTGTTGGACATGAAGAGAACCAGTTGCGACCTACACACCCTGTGTTTAACATTTGTGTAGAAGCTGTAGTTCATTCTTCTCTGTATTTTAGCAAACTTCCGAAAGTTTAAATTCACTCGACGTAACAAGTAGTACTTAGCTTCATTGTGTTCACACCTAACATGTAGTGCTTTGATAGCTTCATTCTGttcatgatacatgtacatgatgcaatgtgtatttaaaatgtatatgccTTTACTACACAAATTActtatgtttataaatgttactataaaataaaagtactcAGACAAAAGGACCATCTCAGTGACCAAGTTATTAACATTTTGCAAATCACTGATTAAATGCTTCAAATGTTCAAAAtctatataatacatgtattgtgaAGTTTTTGTTGTAATATGCATAATAAATGTAGTTTTATAGTCAAAATAGATTTCTGTTAATGTAGTGTACATGTCTGACTGTATTCATACATATTATTGTTCAATACAAATTACTACAATGTATGTCAGATTATGCAGTGAAcgtaaaaatttataaaaagttatcaaaccAAATGACAATGCCAGAGTACTGGCATGGTGGACTAAGAAACAAAGTTGTATATTACTTTTCTATCATTAGATCACAGGGTAATTATCACTATATAAAAGTTCCTTCTAAATGTTTCAAACATGTTATTACTTCcttgttgattatttttaacaaaacctTATTAGTTATTTGACTGCTCCAGCACATTAATGCTTGTGAGAGAGTTCTTTTCTTAACTCCATCAAGGTTTACATCTCATACACTACAATTAGTGACCTAAAATCAGTTTTATGCTTCCTGAAAGAAAatggtgcttatatatatagtgtatagatataggaagatgtggtgtgagtgccaatgagacaactctccatccaaataacaatttaaaaattaaaccattataggttaaagtacggccttcaatgaATACTAAGTAATTGCTTTGTAATTCCCTCTTTCTGTTCAAAGCAACCTTCATATTTGATAAGAATGAACTTATACAGATAGAATATAATGGGGAGGCGAAAAAGTTCTATTAATTTTTGGGTCAAGGGTCAGACTCATCACTGTTTCTAAAAATACTTTTGGAGAAAATGGTTTTCAGATTGAAAGTTTTCTTTGGCTTGTCTGATTGGAAAAAAACTCAATGGTTTTAAAATGATGACTTGAGCTTCCCTTgcttgaaatatatacaaatagaaGATGTAGGAAAgggaaaaaacaattttatcacAGATCAAGCATACATGTATCAacaggtcaaaggtcaaggtcacattgAAGAGTTTCCCTTGCTGAACTTCTTTAAACTCACACAAATGGAAGGTATAggaaatcatttctttttatcCTGGGTTAACAGGCCAATGGTCAAGGAAAACAGATGAACAAAAAtggaaatcttttttttattattcactgctttatttttctttgatggTTTGAAATGGAACTTGAACAGATGGGTacttcaacatttcaacatgttGAATTAATTTATAGATCCTATTTTGGAAAGCTCATATCTAAGCATCTGATGTCCTCctataacttttacaaaattttctaggAAACCATAGTGTTAATTGGAACCAAACTTTGCCACTTTCATCATTGATTTATCTGCTATAAAAAAGTGTCTGATGATCAAGTCTACCAAGCAACACACCCCTTAGAGgtaaaatagaacatattggtaaaatgcaagttttgtccATTATATTGAAAAGAGTCATACTTGTAGATagagatacatgtatctgaCAGAGAAAGAAATGATCCAATATTGAGACCTACCTATTGTCCATCTGCACAAAATACAGAGAATATTATCCAGCAGGAATGTAAACTATTTGCTTAAAGCTTAATACTTCAGAATAAGACCAGGAAACTTCATGTGTTGGCACAGTGTTGCAAATGTATGGCAATACTTTTGTTAGGAAGTTTCCATATGGTTTACATCCATTGTCACAGACCTCGTTTTCATGGTTCAACAACTgcttaaaaaacttttttgagtgtgaatttctcgcttataataataaatatatataatgagtAATGGGATAACTTTATTTGGTATACGAATACCTTGCAACATGGTCATCTACATGTCCACCAGACAGGGCACACCAAACATCGACCTCATTCcatggatcagtgatcaaggttTGAGTTTTGTGATTAGGTACATTTCTCGGATACTATAAGGGAATTATGTCAACCTTATTGGGTGTGGGGAATGCATGTAAGAGTGTCAATATGGCAGGTTTAATCTGAACTTCACCTCATCATTTCATGATTCATTTTTCGATGATAATGTTTGTGtttgaccttgattttcaaataatataagTAATGGATCAATTATATCTGGTGTATGGGAGGATTGTAAGAAGGCGAAAATAACAGTCTGGTAGATAtcttctgaccttgacctcattttcattattcataggtcaatgtttcattattttattaactATTCGTTTAGTAATACATATTTCAAAACTCCTGTGAttgttgtaaaaataatttcttcaaCAAGAGTTTTCGATAAACACATTGCCCATTTGACAGAGCTAATTTGACAGAATTTTTAATATATCCGAAGTAAAATTGTCTGTATGAATCTTTGCAATCTCGGGATATCGATAATAAGAATGCTACCGAACACTACTGTCAAGATGATGATCCCGAACACTCCAATAGTAGCAGACGATATCCGTTGATCAGACATACTAGTCTTCGTTCTTCTGTAacctgaaataataaaacaatggtGTGAATCTTCAGAAGAGAGCATTAAAAGTCTATCGCCATTATTTTTTTGATGGAGTTTATTTACCCAAAACATCATGCCTAACCTTAAAATACAATGCAGTGTAATGCCCCGCCTACGATAGAAGAGGGTCGTTATTTCTGATGTATGCGTCCGTCTCGTATCATGTCGAACTTTGGTTTAGTCTAGTTTGTTGTCACATCAACACGATTCTTAGTTTATGAAGGGAACTGTTTGTTATAAACTTTAGAGTATTTCAAGTTAGTGTTTTGGGCACTTAGAATTTCACTGTTCTATGGTTATGCAAATGTGAAAGTACGAGCAAGGAATGATGTCCTATGGACACATATTATTGTCCTATTTAAATTAGTTTGGATACCCAGGACATGTGAACCTGTCACTACAAGAGGATCCGTGAGTGTGttgaaagttttattgttttgaatagatataggaagatgtggtgtgagtgctttcatttttatacatccgtcaaaattttgacgggacgtattatggtatacaaatgtccggtgtccgtctgtctttccgtccgtctgtccggcgtaaacatgtcgcaccgtaacttgagaacgacttatcaaaatttcatgaaacttaacatagttgtttcttataatggtcaaatgatctgtatactttttggtgaaaataagattaaaactttttgagttacggcactttgtaactaaaacagggtggtgttttttttcacatgtcgcaccgtatctcaaaaacgattcatgattatggcttaaaactttaaaaacttcttagttttattaatcttaatatctgtatactttttggtgatgattcaaaattttatttttgagttattgagtattttgtaaaaaaagggggatggtttttttacatgtcgcaccatatctcaaaaacgatctatgattatttgttaaaactttacacatgtctttgtta comes from the Mytilus trossulus isolate FHL-02 chromosome 3, PNRI_Mtr1.1.1.hap1, whole genome shotgun sequence genome and includes:
- the LOC134711918 gene encoding protein farnesyltransferase subunit beta-like gives rise to the protein MDQSFRCISIDSEIFNDNSITTNTSEEQSSVEESISQFYKNFKSRISSKEEIEPAANSLPKLNRDLHLSYLKKGLRSLSESYECLDASRPWLCYWIVHSLELLDYPLSDDVIAQVAVFLSKCQCDTGGFAGGPGQSAHLAPTYAAINALCILGTEEAYKVINRNTLKSFLMKMRTAEGAFKMHEGGEVDIRGAYCAASVAKLTNIITEEMFDGTPEWIVRCQTYEGGFGGCPGMEAHGGYSFCGLAALTLLGHTKLCDIDRVLRWTANRQMRYEGGFQGRTNKLVDGCYSFWQGGAFPLMHMILSLSENKSLSAENWLCHQKALQEYILICCQHPGGGLIDKPGKNRDFYHTCYCLSGLSVAQHFAGGKLGHLTVVGHEENQLRPTHPVFNICVEAVVHSSLYFSKLPKV